Proteins from a genomic interval of Marmoricola sp. OAE513:
- a CDS encoding metal-sulfur cluster assembly factor has protein sequence MTDHSDLPEVDLGGGTALASDEDILEAMRDVVDPELGINVVDLGLVYGVNLDPSSNLVLDMTLTSAACPLTDVIEDQTNTALEGLVNDVTINWVWMPPWGPDKITPDGRDQLRALGFNV, from the coding sequence ATGACCGATCACTCTGATCTTCCCGAGGTCGACCTCGGCGGCGGGACCGCCCTGGCCAGCGACGAGGACATCCTCGAGGCCATGCGCGACGTCGTCGACCCCGAGCTGGGCATCAACGTCGTCGACCTCGGTCTGGTGTACGGCGTCAACCTGGACCCGTCCTCCAACCTGGTCCTGGACATGACGCTGACCTCGGCGGCCTGCCCGCTGACCGACGTCATCGAGGACCAGACCAACACGGCTCTCGAAGGCCTGGTCAACGACGTCACGATCAACTGGGTCTGGATGCCGCCGTGGGGCCCCGACAAGATCACCCCCGACGGTCGCGACCAGCTGCGCGCGCTGGGCTTTAACGTCTGA
- the bioD gene encoding dethiobiotin synthase — protein sequence MTTVWFVTGTDTEVGKTVATAALAVALRRAGRDPYVVKPAQTGVTADEPGDLAEVQRLTGGVPGHEGVRLLAPLAPDAAARLEGASLPTVAAQAAAVVDAASRHHVLVEGAGGLLVNLGDDWGLLDLADAVQASGAAVSWVVVARSGLGTLNHSALTVDAIRARGHQVEGLVVGSWPVEPDLASEQNLLDLPRMTGSRIMARIPAGAGTWDAEEFAAVVAPGVELD from the coding sequence GTGACGACGGTCTGGTTCGTCACCGGCACCGACACCGAGGTCGGGAAGACCGTCGCCACCGCAGCGCTCGCCGTGGCACTTCGCCGTGCCGGCAGGGACCCGTACGTCGTCAAGCCGGCTCAGACCGGCGTCACCGCCGACGAGCCCGGCGACCTGGCCGAGGTGCAACGGCTGACCGGCGGCGTCCCGGGACACGAGGGCGTCCGGCTGCTGGCTCCCCTCGCCCCCGATGCCGCGGCACGCCTCGAGGGCGCCTCGCTCCCCACGGTCGCCGCCCAGGCCGCTGCCGTCGTCGACGCAGCGAGCCGGCACCACGTGCTCGTCGAGGGTGCCGGTGGTCTGCTGGTGAACCTGGGCGACGACTGGGGTCTGCTCGACCTGGCCGATGCCGTGCAGGCGAGCGGCGCAGCGGTGAGCTGGGTCGTCGTGGCGCGGTCCGGGCTCGGCACCCTCAACCACTCCGCACTGACGGTCGACGCCATCCGGGCACGTGGTCACCAGGTCGAGGGACTGGTGGTCGGGTCGTGGCCGGTCGAACCCGATCTGGCATCGGAGCAGAACCTGCTCGACCTGCCGCGGATGACCGGATCCCGCATCATGGCGAGGATCCCCGCCGGCGCGGGCACCTGGGACGCCGAGGAGTTCGCCGCCGTGGTCGCCCCCGGCGTCGAGCTGGACTAA
- a CDS encoding cysteine desulfurase, translated as MTAVEGLLSDLEVIRKDFPILGRTVANDLPLVYLDSANTSQKPQVVIDAMVDQLENHNANISRAMHTLGAESTEAFEAARDRVAAFLNAPSRDEVIFTKNASEALNLVARTYPLGPGDRVVITEMEHHSNIVPWQLATEAAGAELRWFGITEDGELDLSNIDELLTPSTKVVALTWVSNMLGTINPVAEIARRAHEVGAVVVLDASQAAPQLPVDVQAVDADFLAFTGHKVTGPTGIGVLWGRSELLDAMPPFLGGGEMIATVSMEKSTWAPIPHKFEAGTPPIVEAIGLGAAIEYISHVGLDRIHAHEQAITGYLLDGLASVGGVKVLGPTDPTRRGGAVAFELAGVHPHDVAQLLDSRGIAVRAGHHCAKPAHKRFGVQSSTRASSYLYTTPAEIDALVEGLNYTKNYFKVG; from the coding sequence ATGACCGCCGTGGAAGGACTTCTCTCCGACCTCGAGGTCATCCGCAAGGACTTCCCGATCCTCGGGCGCACCGTGGCGAACGACCTGCCGCTGGTGTACCTCGACAGCGCCAACACCTCGCAGAAGCCGCAGGTCGTCATCGACGCGATGGTCGACCAGCTGGAGAACCACAACGCGAACATCTCCCGAGCGATGCACACGCTCGGCGCGGAGTCGACCGAGGCGTTCGAGGCTGCCCGTGACCGGGTCGCGGCGTTCCTGAACGCGCCGTCGCGCGACGAGGTGATCTTCACCAAGAACGCCTCGGAGGCGCTCAACCTGGTGGCCCGGACCTACCCGCTCGGGCCCGGCGACCGCGTGGTCATCACCGAGATGGAGCACCACTCCAACATCGTGCCGTGGCAGCTGGCCACCGAGGCCGCTGGTGCCGAGCTGCGCTGGTTCGGGATCACCGAGGACGGCGAGCTGGACCTGTCGAACATCGACGAGCTGCTCACCCCGAGCACCAAGGTCGTCGCGCTGACCTGGGTCTCCAACATGCTCGGCACGATCAACCCCGTCGCCGAGATCGCCCGACGTGCCCACGAGGTGGGTGCCGTCGTGGTGCTCGACGCCTCGCAGGCGGCGCCGCAGCTCCCGGTCGACGTCCAGGCCGTCGACGCCGACTTCCTGGCCTTCACCGGGCACAAGGTCACCGGGCCGACCGGCATCGGCGTGCTCTGGGGCAGGTCCGAGCTGCTCGACGCCATGCCGCCGTTCCTGGGCGGCGGCGAGATGATCGCGACCGTGTCCATGGAGAAGTCCACCTGGGCGCCGATCCCGCACAAGTTCGAGGCGGGCACCCCGCCGATCGTCGAGGCCATCGGGCTCGGGGCGGCGATCGAGTACATCTCGCACGTGGGTCTCGACCGGATCCACGCCCACGAGCAGGCGATCACCGGCTACCTGCTGGACGGCCTGGCGAGCGTCGGGGGCGTGAAGGTCCTGGGACCGACCGACCCGACGCGTCGCGGCGGCGCCGTCGCCTTCGAGCTCGCCGGAGTGCACCCCCACGACGTCGCTCAGCTGCTCGACAGCCGGGGGATCGCCGTCCGGGCGGGGCACCACTGCGCGAAGCCGGCGCACAAGCGTTTCGGGGTGCAGTCCTCGACGCGCGCGTCGTCGTACCTGTACACGACGCCGGCGGAAATCGACGCGCTGGTCGAGGGCCTGAACTACACCAAGAACTACTTCAAGGTCGGGTGA
- a CDS encoding DUF2510 domain-containing protein: MTIEVSEAAVSEVTAALGRNLSRFDAPAWVQAASATVAQHGDLAAAQLAPGETVDWLTPGILHRYGKTWPNAVMLLTPHRMIITASRGGFRTKHDFSSLYRGPESLIGVHQQLLPGTSTNLWMLEITSDSGPFFFAFPEFRGDHALAEETRRLISREEVAAPSERVVAPRIPTQRVAPDWYDDPLREAPLRYWDGEAWTPHTAG; the protein is encoded by the coding sequence ATGACGATCGAGGTGTCCGAGGCGGCTGTCTCCGAGGTGACCGCTGCGCTGGGCCGCAACCTGAGCAGGTTCGACGCGCCGGCCTGGGTCCAGGCCGCGTCGGCGACGGTGGCGCAGCACGGTGACCTCGCGGCCGCGCAGCTCGCCCCGGGCGAGACCGTCGACTGGCTCACCCCCGGCATCCTGCACCGGTACGGGAAGACCTGGCCGAACGCGGTCATGCTGCTCACGCCTCACCGGATGATCATCACCGCGTCTCGCGGCGGCTTCCGGACCAAGCACGACTTCAGCTCGTTGTACCGCGGCCCCGAGTCCCTGATCGGGGTGCACCAGCAGCTGCTCCCGGGCACCAGCACGAACCTCTGGATGCTCGAGATCACCAGCGACTCCGGACCGTTCTTCTTCGCCTTCCCGGAGTTCCGCGGCGACCACGCCCTCGCCGAGGAGACCCGCCGCCTGATCTCGCGGGAGGAGGTCGCCGCTCCTTCCGAGCGGGTCGTCGCGCCCAGGATCCCGACCCAGCGCGTCGCCCCGGACTGGTACGACGACCCGCTGCGCGAGGCTCCCCTGCGCTACTGGGACGGCGAGGCCTGGACCCCGCACACGGCGGGCTGA
- a CDS encoding acVLRF1 family peptidyl-tRNA hydrolase — MTAVAVPAERFPRWIANFEARHGSTTLTVADGRLAGAAVDGSNFVAALPFSRSYEGVPETDPFLAAAHPPADWAVLLVRKGGFAVARLSGGSTTASKVGQRHVQGRTKAGGQSQQRFARRRDNQARAAFEAAAEHAVRLIAGAPAVVVGGDTSAVAAVLEDPRLKELSVRVVGRFLTVPDPRRGVLEEAVEAALALTVEVENA, encoded by the coding sequence GTGACGGCGGTCGCAGTCCCAGCCGAACGGTTCCCGCGCTGGATCGCCAACTTCGAAGCACGTCACGGCAGCACGACGTTGACCGTCGCGGACGGCCGGCTGGCCGGTGCGGCCGTCGACGGCTCGAACTTCGTTGCCGCGCTGCCCTTCTCCCGCTCGTACGAGGGCGTGCCCGAGACTGACCCCTTCCTGGCCGCAGCGCACCCGCCTGCGGACTGGGCCGTCCTCCTCGTCCGCAAGGGCGGCTTCGCCGTGGCCCGCCTGTCGGGTGGATCGACGACAGCCTCGAAGGTCGGCCAGCGCCACGTCCAGGGCCGGACCAAGGCGGGCGGTCAGAGCCAGCAGCGGTTCGCCCGTCGTCGGGACAACCAGGCGCGGGCCGCCTTCGAGGCCGCGGCCGAGCACGCCGTCCGGTTGATCGCCGGCGCTCCGGCCGTGGTGGTCGGCGGTGACACGTCGGCGGTTGCCGCCGTGCTCGAGGACCCGCGTCTCAAGGAGCTCTCCGTCCGGGTGGTCGGCCGCTTCCTCACCGTCCCCGATCCGCGCCGCGGCGTGCTGGAGGAGGCCGTCGAGGCAGCTCTTGCCCTGACTGTCGAGGTCGAGAACGCCTGA
- a CDS encoding ABC transporter ATP-binding protein has product MTTDPTTPAVEVRGLRMTYGDKVAVDSLDLVVERNTITAVLGPNGAGKTTTLETCEGYRRPHAGEVRVLGLDPVRDRRDLLPRIGVMLQGSGAWSGIRAMEMLEHIAKLHANPLDTADLAERVGLGDCGRTPYRRLSGGQQQRLGLAMAVVGRPEVVFVDEPTAGMDPQARRNTWELLSELRDDGVTVVLTTHYMDEAEKLADHIHIIDRGRMIVSGTPLDLTRGGTATIRLVVTKPFPDGAPESLQRALGAGVEVTPISDVSLLVTGPADHTTLATVGRWCEEQGVLPESLSLGQRNLEDVFLELTGRGLAGQGPES; this is encoded by the coding sequence GTGACCACCGACCCGACGACTCCTGCCGTCGAGGTCCGCGGGCTCCGGATGACGTACGGCGACAAGGTCGCCGTGGACTCCCTGGACCTGGTCGTCGAGCGGAACACGATCACCGCCGTCCTGGGCCCGAACGGCGCGGGGAAGACCACGACGCTGGAGACCTGCGAGGGCTACCGACGCCCCCACGCCGGCGAGGTCAGGGTGCTCGGGCTCGACCCCGTCCGCGACCGCCGGGACCTGCTCCCCCGGATCGGCGTGATGCTGCAGGGCTCCGGCGCCTGGTCCGGCATCCGCGCGATGGAGATGCTCGAGCACATCGCCAAGCTGCACGCGAACCCGCTGGACACGGCCGACCTGGCCGAGCGGGTGGGGCTGGGCGACTGCGGCCGGACGCCGTACCGACGGCTCTCCGGCGGGCAGCAGCAGCGCCTCGGCCTGGCGATGGCCGTCGTGGGGCGGCCCGAGGTCGTCTTCGTCGACGAGCCGACCGCCGGGATGGACCCGCAGGCCCGCCGGAACACCTGGGAGCTGCTTTCGGAGCTGCGCGACGACGGCGTGACCGTCGTGCTCACGACCCACTACATGGACGAGGCCGAGAAGCTCGCCGACCACATCCACATCATCGACCGCGGTCGGATGATCGTCTCGGGCACTCCGCTGGACCTCACCCGCGGCGGGACCGCGACCATCCGGCTGGTCGTCACCAAGCCGTTCCCCGACGGTGCGCCCGAGAGCCTGCAGCGGGCGCTCGGCGCCGGCGTCGAGGTGACCCCGATCAGCGACGTCAGCCTGCTGGTCACCGGCCCGGCCGACCACACCACGCTGGCCACGGTCGGCCGCTGGTGCGAAGAGCAGGGCGTGCTGCCGGAGTCCTTGAGCCTGGGCCAGCGCAACCTCGAGGACGTCTTCCTGGAGCTGACCGGTCGAGGTCTGGCCGGACAAGGACCCGAGTCGTGA
- the sufU gene encoding Fe-S cluster assembly sulfur transfer protein SufU encodes MDLDSLYQEIILDHYRNPLHAGLREPHEAEVHHVNPTCGDEVTLRVHLETTAGATIVSDVSYDAEGCSISQASASVMADLVIGRSVDEALETHGAFLELMQGKGQVEPDEEVLEDGIAFAGVAKFPARVKCALLSWMAFKDAALQAQGENA; translated from the coding sequence ATGGACTTGGACTCGCTCTACCAGGAGATCATCCTGGACCACTACCGGAACCCCCTGCACGCGGGGCTCCGGGAGCCGCACGAGGCCGAGGTTCACCACGTGAACCCGACCTGCGGTGACGAGGTGACCCTGCGGGTGCACCTGGAGACCACCGCCGGGGCCACGATCGTCTCGGACGTCTCCTACGACGCCGAGGGCTGCTCGATCAGCCAGGCCTCGGCCTCGGTGATGGCGGACCTGGTGATCGGGCGCTCGGTCGACGAGGCGCTCGAGACCCACGGCGCGTTCCTGGAGCTGATGCAGGGCAAGGGTCAGGTGGAGCCCGACGAGGAGGTGCTCGAGGACGGGATCGCGTTCGCCGGTGTGGCGAAGTTCCCGGCCCGGGTGAAGTGTGCACTGTTGTCCTGGATGGCGTTCAAGGACGCTGCCCTGCAAGCGCAAGGAGAGAACGCATGA
- a CDS encoding non-heme iron oxygenase ferredoxin subunit, with protein MTFVRACSLSEVPTGAALCVEVDGLDVAIVRDGEDVFAIEDQCSHAAVRLSEGDVEGCEIECWMHGSRFDLRTGKPLGPPATEPVPVFPVQISGDDVLVDLGEN; from the coding sequence ATGACCTTCGTCCGCGCCTGCTCGCTGAGCGAGGTACCCACGGGTGCCGCGCTGTGCGTGGAGGTCGACGGCCTCGACGTCGCCATCGTGCGCGACGGCGAGGACGTCTTCGCCATCGAGGACCAGTGCAGCCACGCGGCCGTGCGGCTCTCCGAAGGCGACGTGGAGGGCTGCGAGATCGAGTGCTGGATGCACGGATCACGCTTCGACCTCCGCACCGGCAAGCCCCTCGGCCCGCCGGCCACCGAACCCGTTCCCGTCTTCCCGGTGCAGATCTCCGGGGACGACGTACTCGTCGATCTAGGAGAGAACTGA
- the sufD gene encoding Fe-S cluster assembly protein SufD has protein sequence MTSPDTVAAALEQSRVDSHLHPTGSFDLADHPVPTGLEEVWRFTPLKRLRGLAQDAPFGAEVKVDVEAAEGVLVSQESADATVRGTSGLVPLDRVSARAWDASSSVTVVRVPTEHVAETATVLRVVGSGVDASSAAHTVIVAEKFSRATVVLQFEGSAVLADNVEIVVEDGAELTVVSLQDWADDAVHHSSQHAKVGRDASLKHVAVTFGGDLVRHDTTAEYAGPGGSVEMLGMYFADEGQHIEHRLFVDHTAPKTKSNVIYKGALQGEGAHAVWIGNVLIRKVAEGIETYEENRNLILTDGCQADSVPNLEIETGEIEGAGHASAVGRFDDEQLFYLRSRGVEESEARRLVVHGFFNDLVRKIGVASLEAKLIETVEAELAKNVLKV, from the coding sequence GTGACCTCACCTGACACCGTCGCCGCAGCTCTCGAGCAGAGCCGCGTCGACTCCCACCTGCACCCGACCGGGTCCTTCGACCTGGCCGACCACCCGGTGCCCACCGGCCTGGAGGAGGTCTGGCGGTTCACGCCGCTCAAGCGTCTGCGCGGCCTCGCCCAGGACGCCCCGTTCGGCGCCGAGGTCAAGGTCGACGTCGAGGCCGCCGAGGGCGTCCTGGTGTCGCAGGAGTCCGCCGACGCGACCGTGCGCGGCACCTCCGGCCTGGTCCCGCTGGACCGGGTCTCGGCCCGGGCCTGGGACGCGTCCTCGTCGGTGACCGTCGTCCGGGTGCCGACCGAGCACGTCGCGGAGACCGCCACGGTCCTCCGCGTCGTCGGGTCCGGCGTCGACGCCTCCAGCGCCGCGCACACGGTGATCGTCGCGGAGAAGTTCTCCCGCGCGACCGTCGTGCTCCAGTTCGAGGGCTCGGCCGTCCTGGCCGACAACGTCGAGATCGTCGTGGAGGACGGAGCCGAGCTGACCGTCGTGTCCCTGCAGGACTGGGCCGACGACGCCGTGCACCACTCCAGCCAGCACGCGAAGGTCGGCCGCGACGCCAGCCTCAAGCACGTCGCCGTCACCTTCGGTGGCGACCTGGTGCGCCACGACACCACCGCGGAGTACGCCGGCCCCGGCGGCTCGGTGGAGATGCTCGGCATGTACTTCGCCGACGAGGGTCAGCACATCGAGCACCGGTTGTTCGTCGACCACACGGCCCCCAAGACCAAGAGCAACGTCATCTACAAGGGCGCCCTGCAGGGCGAGGGCGCGCACGCGGTGTGGATCGGCAACGTCCTGATCCGCAAGGTCGCCGAGGGCATCGAGACCTACGAGGAGAACCGCAACCTCATCCTCACCGACGGCTGCCAGGCCGACTCGGTCCCGAACCTGGAGATCGAGACGGGCGAGATCGAGGGGGCGGGGCACGCCTCGGCCGTCGGTCGCTTCGACGACGAGCAGCTGTTCTACCTGCGCTCGCGCGGCGTCGAGGAGTCCGAGGCCCGTCGTCTCGTCGTGCACGGCTTCTTCAACGACCTGGTCCGCAAGATCGGGGTGGCCTCGCTGGAGGCCAAGCTGATCGAGACCGTCGAGGCCGAGCTGGCCAAGAACGTGCTGAAGGTCTGA
- a CDS encoding metalloregulator ArsR/SmtB family transcription factor — MEIDQVTDDAPTRERVVRSILENGPSTAAALGERLALTPAAVRRHLDQLLADGAVEAREPRAASARGRGRPAKAFALTEAGRDRFDQQYDDLAVQAIRFLAETGGEDAVRAFADRRVAFIEEEFGAAMAADPELSPAEALARIFSGQGYAASARNIPVGEQLCQQHCPVSHVAHEFPQLCEAETEAISRVLGTHVQRLATIAHGDGVCTTCIPTPQEKVSK; from the coding sequence GTGGAAATCGACCAGGTGACCGACGACGCCCCCACGCGGGAGCGTGTGGTGCGGTCGATCCTGGAGAACGGACCGTCGACCGCAGCCGCCCTGGGCGAGCGCCTGGCACTCACCCCGGCCGCCGTACGGCGCCACCTCGACCAGCTCCTGGCCGACGGTGCCGTCGAGGCGCGGGAGCCGCGAGCGGCCAGCGCGCGGGGCCGAGGCCGCCCGGCGAAGGCTTTCGCACTGACCGAGGCGGGACGCGACCGCTTCGACCAGCAGTACGACGACCTGGCCGTCCAGGCGATCCGGTTCCTGGCCGAGACCGGCGGCGAGGACGCCGTCCGGGCGTTCGCGGACCGCCGGGTCGCCTTCATCGAGGAGGAGTTCGGCGCCGCGATGGCGGCGGACCCCGAGTTGTCCCCGGCGGAGGCACTGGCGCGGATCTTCTCCGGCCAGGGCTACGCGGCCAGCGCGCGGAATATTCCGGTCGGTGAGCAGTTGTGCCAGCAGCACTGCCCGGTCTCCCACGTCGCGCACGAATTCCCGCAGCTCTGCGAGGCCGAGACCGAGGCGATCAGCCGCGTCCTCGGCACGCACGTCCAACGACTCGCCACCATCGCCCACGGCGACGGTGTCTGCACCACCTGCATCCCCACCCCTCAAGAGAAGGTGTCGAAATGA
- a CDS encoding phosphotransferase: protein MWQPDPAWTPLPAGGGPATVGVWRAVHEGTAAVVKRLGRPGPDDQPLLEDRAHAGYWRREAEVAMSSEVVDGPGLVPPRYLRCDEDEDGITLWSEQVVAEPPTSLLVARSLGRFAGAPYDEPAWAARRTLTDRLAIAESRGGWPTLERTTLADVAAHLWSNRARLLAARDEAPRGRVHGDAVPANFVATRGDAVVAVDWQGFGVGAVGTDLGYYALSAREDFEVLLATFLDGVVESGGSPDPAAVRTAATVMAVYTVFSRAEWALSRVAGGEGALAGKFGHPSVAPHLRALQRQAPQIESLLG from the coding sequence ATGTGGCAGCCCGATCCCGCGTGGACCCCGCTGCCCGCCGGCGGCGGTCCGGCCACCGTCGGCGTCTGGAGGGCCGTCCACGAGGGCACTGCAGCCGTCGTGAAGAGGCTCGGCCGGCCCGGACCCGACGACCAGCCGCTGCTGGAGGACCGCGCGCACGCCGGCTACTGGCGCCGCGAGGCCGAGGTGGCGATGAGCTCCGAAGTGGTCGACGGCCCCGGGCTGGTCCCGCCGCGCTACCTGCGCTGCGACGAGGACGAGGACGGCATCACGCTGTGGTCCGAGCAGGTCGTCGCCGAACCGCCCACCTCGCTCCTGGTGGCGCGGTCGCTGGGACGCTTCGCCGGGGCGCCGTACGACGAGCCCGCCTGGGCAGCGCGACGCACCCTCACCGACCGGCTGGCGATCGCCGAGAGCCGGGGCGGGTGGCCGACGCTCGAGCGGACCACCCTGGCCGACGTGGCCGCCCACCTCTGGTCGAACCGGGCTCGGCTGCTGGCCGCCCGCGACGAGGCGCCCCGTGGACGCGTGCACGGTGACGCCGTCCCGGCGAACTTCGTCGCCACCCGTGGGGACGCCGTTGTGGCGGTGGACTGGCAGGGCTTCGGCGTCGGGGCGGTCGGTACCGACCTGGGCTACTACGCGCTCTCGGCGCGCGAGGACTTCGAGGTGCTGCTCGCGACCTTCCTCGACGGGGTGGTCGAGAGCGGGGGCAGTCCGGACCCTGCCGCGGTGCGCACCGCCGCCACGGTGATGGCGGTCTACACGGTCTTCAGCCGAGCGGAGTGGGCGCTGTCCCGGGTCGCCGGGGGAGAGGGTGCCCTCGCGGGCAAGTTCGGGCACCCGTCGGTGGCGCCGCACCTGCGCGCCCTGCAGCGCCAGGCGCCGCAGATCGAGTCGCTGCTCGGTTAG
- the sufC gene encoding Fe-S cluster assembly ATPase SufC, with product MATLEIKDLHVSVDTEDGPKAILKGVNLTIKDGETHAIMGPNGSGKSTLAYSVAGHPKYNITGGSVTLDGVDVLEMSVDERARAGLFLAMQYPVEVPGVSVANFLRTAKTAIDGEAPKLRTWVKDVNGALERMNLDSTFASRSVNEGFSGGEKKRHEIAQLELLDPKVAILDETDSGLDIDALKVVSEGVNRFRENDGKSVLLITHYTRILRYIKPDHVHVFVAGKVAESGGAELAEELEANGYDRFLKAAAV from the coding sequence ATGGCAACACTGGAGATCAAGGACCTGCACGTCTCGGTCGACACCGAGGACGGTCCCAAGGCGATCCTCAAGGGCGTCAACCTGACCATCAAGGACGGCGAGACGCACGCGATCATGGGCCCGAACGGCTCGGGCAAGTCCACCCTCGCCTACTCGGTCGCGGGACACCCGAAGTACAACATCACCGGCGGCAGCGTCACCCTCGACGGCGTCGACGTCCTGGAGATGTCGGTCGACGAGCGCGCCCGCGCCGGCCTCTTCCTGGCGATGCAGTACCCGGTCGAGGTGCCTGGCGTCTCGGTCGCGAACTTCCTGCGCACCGCGAAGACGGCCATCGACGGCGAGGCGCCGAAGCTGCGCACCTGGGTCAAGGACGTCAACGGTGCGCTGGAGCGGATGAACCTGGACTCGACCTTCGCCTCCCGCTCGGTCAACGAGGGCTTCTCCGGTGGCGAGAAGAAGCGTCACGAGATCGCCCAGCTCGAGCTGCTCGACCCGAAGGTCGCGATCCTCGACGAGACCGACTCCGGGCTCGACATCGACGCGCTCAAGGTCGTCTCCGAGGGGGTGAACCGGTTCCGCGAGAACGACGGCAAGAGCGTCCTGCTGATCACGCACTACACCCGGATCCTGCGCTACATCAAGCCGGACCACGTGCACGTGTTCGTCGCCGGCAAGGTGGCCGAGTCCGGTGGTGCCGAGCTCGCCGAAGAGCTCGAGGCGAACGGCTACGACAGGTTCCTCAAGGCTGCGGCGGTCTGA
- the sufB gene encoding Fe-S cluster assembly protein SufB, whose amino-acid sequence MTSIEDLNPELKGIGRYDFGWADNDVAGASAKRGLNEDVVRDISAKKNEPQWMLDLRLKGLKLFHRKPMPTWGGELDTIDFDNIKYFVRTSEKQATSWEDLPEDIKNTYDKLGIPEAEKQRLVAGVAAQYESEVVYHSIREDLEEQGVIFVDTDTALKEHEELFKEYFGTIIPVGDNKFSALNTATWSGGSFIYVPKGVHVDIPLQAYFRINTENMGQFERTLIIVDEDAYVHYVEGCTAPIYSSDSLHSAVVEIIVKKGGRCRYTTIQNWSNNVYNLVTKRAVCEAGATMEWVDGNIGSKLTMKYPAVYLMGEHAKGETLSIAFAGEGQHQDAGAKMVHAAPNTSSSILSKSVARGGGRTSYRGLIQVNEGAHGSKSNVLCDALLVDQISRSDTYPYVDIREDDVSMGHEASVSKVSDDQLFYLMSRGMEQDEAMAMIVRGFVEPIAKELPMEYALELNRLIELQMEGAVG is encoded by the coding sequence ATGACCAGCATCGAAGACCTGAACCCGGAGCTGAAGGGCATCGGTCGCTACGACTTCGGCTGGGCCGACAACGACGTCGCCGGCGCCAGCGCCAAGCGTGGTCTGAACGAGGACGTCGTCCGCGACATCTCGGCCAAGAAGAACGAGCCGCAGTGGATGCTCGACCTGCGCCTGAAGGGTCTCAAGCTCTTCCACCGCAAGCCGATGCCCACCTGGGGCGGCGAGCTCGACACGATCGACTTCGACAACATCAAGTACTTCGTCCGCACCAGCGAGAAGCAGGCGACCTCGTGGGAGGACCTCCCCGAGGACATCAAGAACACCTACGACAAGCTCGGCATCCCGGAGGCGGAGAAGCAGCGCCTGGTCGCCGGCGTCGCTGCGCAGTACGAGTCCGAGGTCGTCTACCACTCGATCCGTGAGGACCTCGAGGAGCAGGGCGTCATCTTCGTCGACACCGACACCGCGCTGAAGGAGCACGAGGAGCTCTTCAAGGAGTACTTCGGCACCATCATCCCGGTCGGCGACAACAAGTTCTCCGCACTGAACACGGCCACCTGGTCGGGTGGCTCGTTCATCTACGTGCCCAAGGGCGTCCACGTGGACATCCCGCTGCAGGCCTACTTCCGGATCAACACCGAGAACATGGGCCAGTTCGAGCGCACCTTGATCATCGTCGACGAGGACGCCTACGTGCACTACGTCGAGGGCTGCACCGCGCCGATCTACTCCTCGGACTCGCTGCACTCGGCGGTCGTCGAGATCATCGTCAAGAAGGGCGGTCGCTGCCGCTACACGACCATCCAGAACTGGTCGAACAACGTCTACAACCTGGTGACCAAGCGCGCGGTCTGCGAGGCCGGCGCCACCATGGAGTGGGTCGACGGCAACATCGGCTCCAAGCTGACGATGAAGTACCCGGCCGTGTACCTGATGGGCGAGCACGCCAAGGGCGAGACCCTGTCGATCGCGTTCGCGGGCGAGGGCCAGCACCAGGACGCCGGCGCCAAGATGGTGCACGCGGCCCCGAACACCTCGTCCTCGATCCTGTCGAAGTCGGTCGCCCGCGGTGGGGGCCGGACGTCGTACCGCGGCCTGATCCAGGTCAACGAGGGTGCGCACGGCTCGAAGAGCAACGTGCTCTGCGACGCGCTCCTGGTCGACCAGATCTCCCGCAGCGACACCTACCCGTACGTCGACATCCGCGAGGACGACGTCTCGATGGGCCACGAGGCCAGCGTCTCCAAGGTCTCCGACGACCAGCTCTTCTACCTGATGTCGCGCGGCATGGAGCAGGACGAGGCGATGGCCATGATCGTGCGCGGCTTTGTCGAGCCGATCGCCAAGGAGCTGCCGATGGAGTACGCCCTCGAGCTGAACCGGCTCATCGAGCTCCAGATGGAAGGTGCTGTCGGCTGA